The Helianthus annuus cultivar XRQ/B chromosome 16, HanXRQr2.0-SUNRISE, whole genome shotgun sequence genome includes a window with the following:
- the LOC110918915 gene encoding wiskott-Aldrich syndrome protein family member 2-like: MKEMMKQVLEASKSQHSHQQISQELWNSVQPILAAQRELAELQHISHMELIRVMVEARYKDTQADKRGIKESLSKLSGTSPAPVFEKDDQDDAKKGEKNSMRKLDVNPKANLKDEEIVAKQKRKDTAESKADVWKKEQEDKMKRENQTKNIGTSNRRKSFRNNRPPIDTFTKTNAASKKPQTTASTKLKPSPQKPPQKKQKTASKPPSSPPKSTDVDASKASVDVKATVVETTVVSTVVSQSTTSIHFDPPSSTQPPTPQIFPLQSTFSPKPPSPSKTPPPPKFAYARKRKFVVLEEEKEIPSPMPLSSAPVQIIPPSSSPQTNPLNHPPLVTCHQSEHWQLNILWNCL, encoded by the exons atgaaagaaatgatgaaaCAAGTGTTAGAGGCTTCTAAAAGTCAGCATAGCCATCAGCAAATCTCCCAAGagttatggaattcagtgcaacCAATACTTGCAGCTCAAAGGGAATTAGCTGAACTTCAGCACATCTCGCACATGGAACTGATCAGAGTTATGGTTGAGGCTAGGTACAAAGATACTCAGGCAGACAAAAGGGGTATCAAAGAATCCCTTTCTAAACTTAGTGGCACTTCCCCTGCACCTGTTTTTGAAAAGGATGATcaagatgatgccaaaaagggggagaaaaattcAATGAGAAAGCTGGATGTTAATCCTAAAGCAAATCTTAAAG ATGAAGAGATTGTGGCAAAGCAGAAGAGAAAAGATACAGCAGAGAGCAAAGCAGATGTTTGGAAGAAGGAACAGGAGGATAAGATGAAAAGAGAAAACCAAACAAAAAATATTGGAACTTCTAATAGAAGAAAATCTTTCagaaacaacagacctccaattGACACATTCACCAAAACCAATGCTGCTTCTAAAAAGCCTCAAACCACTGCTTCAACCAAACTGAAACCCTCACCTCAAAAACCACCTCAAAAGAAGCAGAAAACAGCTTCAAAACCACCATCTTCACCCCCAAAATCAACAGATGTTGATGCATCAAAAGCATCAGTAGATGTTAAGGCAACAGTTGTTGAGACAACAGtggtttcaacagttgttagccAATCCACTACTTCCATTCATTTTGATCCTCCATCTTCAACACAACCACCAACACCTCAAATATTCCCTTTACAATCAACCTTTTCACCTAAACCACCTTCTCCATCAAAGACTCCTCCTCCTCCAAAATTTGCCTATGccagaaaaagaaaatttgttgtacttgaagaagaaaaggagaTTCCATCACCCATGCCTTTATCATCTGCTCCTGTTCAAATCATTCCACCCTCATCATCTCCACAAACAAACCCACTCAATCATCCACCATTGGTTACATGCCACCAGTCAGAGCATTGGCAACTCAATATCCTCTGGAACTGCTTGTAG